A segment of the Pongo abelii isolate AG06213 chromosome 16, NHGRI_mPonAbe1-v2.0_pri, whole genome shotgun sequence genome:
ACCTCTCTCTTTCCTCAAATCTTATGTGGATCTCATTGCCTCCCTGAGTCTGAACTCCTCACTCAGCAggacctcccccaccccatccgGTTCCCACCTGCTTATCTATATCATCTCCTGCTTATCCCTGCCAGCCTGAGGCACCAGCCCCCTGGGCACTGCCAGCAAGCTCGCCCTGGGCTTCCCTGTTTCCAGCCTTGGGCTCACACCTTTCCCTCTGCCAGGAACACCCACCCGCCATCACTTGGAGGAAATCCACAATCTCAGGTCCTTTCCTTCCCCCCAGAACCTGCCCTGATGGCCCCGGCAGGGAGCACCTCCCTGCCTTCCACAGGCACCCTGCACACCTGGCCACCACCGGACTCAGCGCTGACTTGTCGGTCCTTCTCCTTCCACTCCCAAGCAGGCAACTCATCCTCCTGGAGACTCAGTCCCAGCCAGGCAGTGTTCCCACTGGTGTTATGCACGGCCTTTGACTCAAAGCCAGATACCAGTGGGCTGGAGTCCTGGCTCTGGGGACCTTCAGCAAGTGATGTGATCTCTCTGGGGACCATTTCCTGAGCTGAGCCAGGGGCAAGCTGCAGGTTGCAGGGCACAGGGTTTGAGCAGAGTAGGCTCAGCAGGCACAGGCTCAGCTGGTCTGTGGAAAGGGCTCAGAAGACGAGGCTGGCCTGACACGCAGTCGGGGCAAGTGGCAGTTCCAGTGGCTGCTCTGTGACCTTGCCCCAGTGGCTGTCAGTCTCTGGGCCTCCCAGTGACACCTCTCAGTGAGGTGCTCTGCTTGGCAGGGCCTCCATGGCTATGCCCATGTACCAGCCCCTGGGGCCAGGAGACGCGGACTCGGGCTCCCCAAGTGAGCGGTCCATCAAGACCCAAGTCCTCCCACACTCCTTCCATCCCCAGCCCAGGAACATAGGTCCTGGCCTTACCCTGGCCTCCTGGGGCTGGGACCTGtagcctcccaccccccaccccggaagCACTTTTTGGGGCTTCTGAGGGGGTCTGCTGCTGGGCTGTTTTGGAGGCTCCTGCACACCCTCATTCCCAAGTCAACACCTTCTGCCCTGAGGGAGGCGGCCTTTGTGTCAACAGGCAGCCAGGAGGTGTGAAGGTAGCCACAGTGGCCCGGGGGGGAGGCTGGGCTGGCCCTCTCTGCCTCGCTGGTAATGAGAATACCACACGGCCCTGCAGCTCCCTCCTGGCCCAGCACCCCCAATTCCCTTCCGCATTTCCACAGCCTGCTCACCCCCTAGGGCCTGGAAGGGATccaaggggaaggaaaggagaagagaccCGTGGGTCAGGACCAGACTTTAACCTGGCTCCAGGGCCTTGGACCTGTTCCCAGGGCCCTGCACTGCCTGCCCAGGGAGAAAGAGCAGGTGCAGAGCTCCTGTCACAGGGCTGTGGGAAGCCAGGTGGCTGTAGGGGCCTGTACTAAGCCACCAAAGGTGGGCTGGACCAAGGGCATTGCCCTCTCCCACCCTGTAACAGGGCCAGGGCTGAATGAGCATATCTTGGGGGGCCAACCTGAGgcctctgccctccccaccccactgctGGTTGGGGAGGAAGTGCTGGGAGGCCCATAAGGGGGTGGTGGGATggaggtctcagtttcctcactgtcTAGAAGGAATACAGACATGGGCATTACCTGCCTCGGGGCCAAGCTGACCCACGCCACACAGGCAAGCCCTGCACAAGATGATGGCAGCTTTGTGCTTCCAGCCCTGAGAGCAGGCCCAGCCGAGTCACTGAGCTTCGGGCACCGACAAGAGTAGGTGTGCAGGTGGCCTGAGCCTGGGCACTTGGGAGGCCTCCCTCTGCGCTCCCCCAACTCAGGACGCCCTGAGGGCTCCCCTGTGCTCCCCTGCCCTGGGACTACCCAGAGTCCTGAAGCAGCAGCTCCTGTTCTCTCCCTAGTTGTTGGCCTGAGCTCTGAAACGACATCAGTGGTCATCAGGTCCAACCCCGTTTTACAGAGCTTGGCAGAGGCCACAGCAGCCATCTGCTCCAGCTCCTGCACGTGCCTAACGTGTCGTCATCTGACCTCTTCTTGATTAGCTCCAGGAACAGGCCACTCCCTCCCCTACAAGACAGTGCCTCTGacttagaaagttcttcagacTCTCTCTGGAGTGTTCCCCTGGGTCCGTGCCTCTGCAGACAACCGTCATATCCcctccacttttttctttttgtactcaATGCTCCCAGGTCCTCCAGCTATTTCTCTGGCGACCTGGCTTCAAGCCCTCTCACCAACGTCCCTGTCTAAGCTGGGATTTGTCCCCATCCCTCATAAACAGTGGCCTCCAGTTAGGTAGGGCCCATCCTGTCTGGAGAATAAGGAACCATCACTCCTCGATTGAAGACcatcccccctgcccccacccctgcttcttgtgaaaaatttttttttttttttttgagacagtcttgctcggctgcccaggctggagagcagtggtgtgatctcagcttactgcaacctctgcctcctgggtccaagggattctcctgcctcagcctcctgagtagctgggactacgggtgcgcatcatcatgcctggctagctttttcgtatttttagtagagatggggtttcgccatgttggccaggctggtctcaaactcctggtctcaactgatccacctgccttggcctcccaaactgctgggatcacaggcatgagccaccgcgcctggcctgcttcTTGTGAATTTGCATGCAGCTTGGATCACATTTACTTTTATGCCCCTCATACTTTGAAGGCAATGACCACCATGCCCTCCCACATGTGCTGATTTTACAGGATGCCTCCTGACATGAACTTGGAGAAGAGTACACGGGACCTGCTGGTTCTATTTGATCAGGTCTGATAGGTTGTTCCAGCCTGTCAGGATTTCTTTTGATACTGGCTGTTTTCCAAGTCACTTTTGGGTTTGGGTCTTACCCCACATTAGATCAGTTCATATGTTCATTCAAGATCATAATACTGCCCAGGAAAAGGCTGGGAACAGTGCCTGTGGCCCCTCACTAGAGACCTTCCTCCCAGTGAACATCCGTTCATTCATTTGTGGGAGCCCTGAATCTGTTGTGAATTCACTTAACTGAACTGTCATCCAGCTCACATGGCCCCACTTGGTGATAAGGAAACTCTGGGAACTTCCCTATTATGTGGGTAGGAATTGTGTTTGGTAGCTCATAGTACCTCCTAAAATGACACTGACCTAAACAAgatggtgatttttctttttcttttcttttctttccttttctttcttttttttttttttttttttgagacagggtctcactctgtcacccaggctggatcacagtggcatgatcatagttcacggcagcctcaacctcttgggctcaagcaatcctctcacctcagcctcccgagtagctgggaccagaggcatgtGACACCATTGCCCATCTTTTTGTTTcgttgtttttgtagagacataggtctccctatgttccccaggctggtcttgaaatcttgggttcaagtgatcctcccgcctcagcctcccaaagtgctgggattacaggcacaagccacggcacccggcctatttttctttcacatgaaAGAAATTCAGGGGTGGACAGTCCAGGGCCAGTGTGGCATGTCCACGTTCTCATCAATGCCGCAGGCTTCTCTCTGCTCTACCATCCTTAATGTGTGATTTCTGTCTTTGAGACTGCTTCAGagtcacaatggagttgctgaaaCTCCAGCCATCAGATGTTTTCCAggtaatgaagaaaatataagggGGCAGAGCCACAGGAGTGTACTTCTCAGCGCTAAAGAGTTCTCCCAGAAGCTCCAGCCAGTGACTTCCACTAATATCTCATTGGCCATTCCATCTATAAAAGAAGCTGGCAAatatagggttgttttttttttgtttttttttttttttttttttttagcagggtGTATCACCATGCACAACACAAGATTactaaaagaaaaaggcaaataaaggCTGTGTGGGCAACTAGCAGTGTCTGCCACACTTGTGAAACCCAAATACATTCTTCTGACCACGTTTCCCTGATCTAGCCACCATTCCTATCACAGAAAGGAAGATGTGAACCTGGTGCTACTAGCACACTGAAGCCCAGAATGTAATCACCTTACCCAACGGCACACAGCCACAGGCCCTCTTTTTAACAGGGGAACCAAATGAAGGGTGGAAACACTGAAAAGGGGCTGCAGAGTAGGATCCAAACCTGGCTTGTTTGCTCAGCACCTAGGGCAGGTTCCAGCACGGAGTAAATACGTGGCCCCACACCCATCCAGAAGTGGACCCCTTAAGGGCCCCAGGGCTGTAGGCAAGTTGGACAGGCACCCCTGCCAGGGCCCAACAGAAGAGAAAGGCTGGATATGAAGAGGTGGGGAGGGCAGGATGCCCTGGTCTGGTGTGGGAGCAGTTCCCAGAAAGCAAGGAATCACTTCCTTCTGAGACCGAGGCTGAAGATATCATTTCCCTCACTCACAatccaacctattcctttaatcaTTTCTTTCTGCTGTTCCTGAACTTGCTGTAAGCATAACATCAGCCCTGTTCTAAATGTTAtcacatgcattatcttattttacTTCAGTTATCCTGGAGATCAGAATACCcacttatagatgagaaaactgagattgaGTAAGTTGCCCAAGTTCTCCCAGCTGGTAAGAAACCAGGCCTgtctcactctgcagcccagACGCCTGACCACTAAGCTGCACTGCCTCCCTGTGCTAAGTGGAGGCCCAGCTGGGGGATCCACTTGGGGTTCCCTCCTGGTGGGTGAGGCTAGCAGATAGAGTGCCCCTGTGCTTCCAGAGcctggctgaggagtgcaggGAAGTGCCAGGGGCCACAACAaaccaggcccagggccccacctTCCAGAACTTACACTGTACAACCCACAGTCACCCTAGGGTCTGGGCTCCAGGCCAGCTCAAACCAAGGTAGAAGGAGACCAGGCAATCTCCGAGAGGAAAGGATGTATGTACCATGTGCAGGGCTCTGTGCCTGTGGTGGAATCCCATTATATACCAAATCCCTCCACAAGAAATCCCTCAGGCTGGCTCTAAGGAGGTTGGGGGGAAATAATTCTGGATATTCAGAAGCTTCCTGGAGATCACAAGACCATGCACCAATGCATTCCTAGCTGTTCACGCACAGGGCAGCACTGCTgggcaaaaactaaaaatacaataaaggtGCATCAGTAAGTGGCTGTGCATGCCATGGACTACCATACAGCAGTTAAAAGGCatgagtcatgcctgtaatcccagcactttgggaggctgaggcaggcagattgcatgaggtcaggagttcgagtccagcctggccaacatggtgaaaccctgtctctactaaaaatagaaaaattagccaggcgtggtggcacatgcctgtagtcccagctacttggcaggctgaggcacgagaatcgcttgaacctgggaggcggaggttatagtgagctgagatcacaccactgcactccagcctggacaaaacagaatgtctcaaaaaaaataataataaatgaataaatgaataaataaataaataaataaaaataaaggtgtgAGTCAGAAACACCAAtagaggccaggtgtggcggctcacacctgtaagcctagcactttgggaggccgaggcaggtggatcacctgaggtcaggagttcgagaccagcctggccaacatggtgaaaccctgtctctactaagaatacaaaaaattagccaggcatggtggcaggcatctataatcccacgtacttgggagggtgaggcaggagaaatcgcttcaacccaggaggcggaggttgcagtgcaccgagatcatgccattgcactccagcctgggcaacaagagcgaaactccatctcaaaaaaaataataataatgaagaaacaCCAATAGAAACAGCACCTGCTATATCTGAAATGCAGCACGTAGATCAAGACGGATCTATGAAGCCTGATGAATTTTGTTTATAACTGTTGAATGCATACGTGCAAGTTCCCTGATAGACAGTATGTCAAGAGCTTTATAGTGTTGTGTGGTCTTGGACCAATAAATGATGTACCTACACTACATGTGCCAAAaagtctaggggtgaatgttttaCGAGTTGTCCCTTATTTCCCCTTAGGaaatagtttttttgtgtttttttttaaattttggtttaaaCCCATTTAAGCCATGAAATGTTCCATAACTAACtgcttctttccaaagaaagcctGTTTGAAATCTATCCCACCTTCTTTTCATGTTATGGAccaattaaaattttctcttctttattcatAGCTGCTAGAATAAACTAAACGATAGTTGTCTGCCCAGTGTTATTCAACGCCAAGTGTTACTTCATCATAACGTTAGAGCAGTGACTTGGGCATGTTTTCtccaatatatttcaaaataaattctgaGGAGAAAAAGTGATATAATTTCATTATTGAAAGTGTATCTGTACCTCCTGCCATTTTACCTTTTTtccaaagttaaaattatttacatgGGCTGTgtacagtgactcatacctgtaatcccagcacttcgggaggccgaggcgagtggattgcttgagcccgggagtgtgagacctgcctaggcaacatggtgaaaccccgtctctacaaaaaatacaaaatttagccggcgtgatggtgcacatctgtagtcccagctactccagaggctgaggtgggaagattacctgAGCCCGGgacatggaggctgcagtgagccatgactgccctactgcactccagcctgggtgacagagtgaaaccctgtctaaagaaaaaaattatttaaatggataaatatttaaaacatttagatCAACTATAACCAAGGTTTTGGTTAAATCTGTATTCGCtggcagtacttttttttttgagacagggtgctgctctgtggccaggctggagcacagcggtgcaatcatagcttactgcaacctcaaactcctgggttcaggggatcctcctgcctcagcctcccaagtagctgggactacaggcccacaccaccatgcctggctaattttttttttttttgcttagatgcggggtctgactatgttgccaaggctggtcttgaactccagggctcaagcaatcctctcacctcagcattccaaagtgctgggattatcccCACTAAAAATTTgatccattatttttttaaagggtgaGTCAGCAAAATATGTCCTGACATGGAATGCTCTGAAACATgctgttgaatgaaaaaaaaaaagaaaagaaagaaaaagaaaagaagaaaaacaaattacaagCTGACATTTACACATAACAATGTACATAATGTAACTGGAGGGTTACTGTGTGTTTGCTAAGGATTCACATGTTTATGTTAACCCACTGGCCAGGTCTGGAACTACACACACAGCCTAATAACAGCTGTTACCTTTTGGGGGTTTATGGGGTTGGTTAAAGAGACTCCAACTTTATCTGTAATGTTTCCATTTCTCACAGTGAAATGTAGTAGTTACATAATTTGTgtaattaaaagttaatttttgaaaatagccacgccctccctcaaaaaaaaaagaaagacacaaaaaaaagattagccagtcatagtggtatgcgcctatagtcccagtacttgagaggctgaggcaggaggatcacttgaacacagttttagggtacagtgagccatgactgcttcactgcactccagcctgggcaacagagtgagaccctgtctctaaaattaaaataaataaagcctgggcacagtggcttacgcctgtaataacagcattttgggaggctgaggcaggcgatcacttgaggccaggagttcgagaccagcctagccaacatggcgaaaccccatctctactaaaaatacaaaaattagccaggcatggtggcgtgcacctgtggtcccagctattcaggaggctgaagcaggaggattccttgagcctgggaggcggaggttgcagtgagctgccactgcactccaacctgggcaacagaccctgtctcaaaaataaaacaaataataaaataaaataaaatcagccacaaaaatattacaaggcagctgggcctggtggctcacgcctataatcccagcactttgggaggctgaggagggcagatcacttgagcccaggagttcaagaccagcctgggtaaaacccaactctacaaaaaataataatgattacatAATTACAAAGCCATTTGCTACTTCAGGCTGCTGCAGGTTAATCTCTTCTTGAACACCACTGTCATGTTGATCTTTAGTTAGTTATTagctaatgatttttaaaattgtatcacCCTTCCGCTCAAAAGTCCCCATGGCTCCCAAAACCAACTCCTTAACCTGGCCCCAGCCCAGGTGTGCTCTGGCCTTCCACATCACCACCCCAGTGCCCTGCTCCTGAGGCATCTTGGAAGGTCCCAAGGCCAGGTCTTTGCTTATGCAGTTCCCATCCGGAATGCACGGCACCTGCCTCTCTCCTTACTCAAATCCTACGCATGGTTCAAGGCCCAGCTATGACTTCTTCACCTCTGTGGCCAGAACCCTAATGTCCCTGGCCTTCTTTTGGCTCAGCCTCAGGACTCAGCCCTTTCCCCAAGACCACACAGGACATTGACAATCTCCTTAAAACTGTAATTGTTGCTGAGAAGataatttactttataaattttactATCTCAACTATCCCTCACACAGTCCCATGTATCATTATTCCTGTTTTACTGAGCAGAAGCTCAAGCTCAAACAGGTTAAGGGCTCTGCCTAAGGGCATACAGCTACTGTTATACAATGGcctgttcacttttctttcccACAAGACTGAAATCTCAGAGCAGAGACCATGACTAGCTCATTCACCCTGTGTGCTCGACATTTACTGGTTGCTAAATATGaattcagccaggcgcggtggctcacgcctataatcccagcactttgggaggccaaggcgggtggatcactggagatcaggagtttaagaccagcctggctaacatggcaaaaaccagtctctactaaaaatacaaaaattacccagacatgatggtgcatacctgtagtcccagctacttgagaggctgaggcagaagaatcacttgaactcaggaggcagaggttgcagtgagctgagatggtgccactacactccagcctggacgatagagcaagtctgtttcaaaaaaaaaaagagagagagaataaataaataaatatgaattaaatgaataaagcCCATTAGTGCCTTGAAATGTAAgtactttccttttattttatttatttatttatttatttttgagatggagtctcactctgtcacccaggctggagtgcagtggcacgatctcagctcactgcaacctccaccttctgggttcaagcgattctcctgcctcagcctcccgagtagttgggattacaggtgcctgccaccacactcggctggtttttgtatttttagtagagacaaggtttcaccatgttggccaggctggtctcgaactcatgacctcaggtgatccacccacctcggcctcccaaagtcttgggattacaggcgtcagccaccgcgcctggccagtaccTTCTTTATAAAATGATCGTGGCAAACCTTCAGCTCACTTGCCAGGGCCTAAGTGCTTTACAGGGATCGCTGTACTTAGTCCAGGAACCATCCTAGGCATAGGTATTTTGTATCACTATTGGTACCAATGAgggaatctgaggctcagaggagcTAAATAACTTAACCAAGGTCACAGCCAATAAAGAGGCCAGCTTGGGGACCCATTTTTGCAGGTTTTCATCACCTAGGGTACCCAACTCCTCTTCCCCAACCTAATCTATTCCATTTCTCAAGAGTAGATACAGACCATGGGCAGTGAGATGCCTTTCTTGGTGTCACTCAACAAATCAGAAACTGTGGATTTTGGGGACCCCAGAAGGGCCCACCTGTACTTCTTCCTCAGCCACCATGGGCAGGGCCCTCCGGGCTTGTCTTGATGCCTTATTTAATACAACAGTAGGCACCGCGTCCTGGGCACAGATCTCCGGGAGGTTGGTGATGAGAGAGGCACCCACTCCTCACGGGGTTCCTGAGGCACCCACAGACCATGGCACTACCCGCCACTGTTGGGCTCCCGGGCACTCACCGTGAGCAGTGGACGGGGCAGGGGCGTGGGTGGGAGCGTGGTGAGAAGCTTAGCAGCTCCATCCAGATGCGAATTGTCCCTCCCATACTTCCCGGGCTGCAAGGGCCTCCATTTAGAGCCCCCAAGGAATCAGAATCCACACCTCCGCAAATGGGCCCGCTTTCCCAGGGGCCCCCTGCCCAGACCTTCCCCGGGCTCTGTGGGTTTTGACACCTCTCTGCAACCTGGCGGGGGGCCACCTCGCACCTTTGGTCAACATAAAAGCTCAGGCCTGGAGGTGGccagcccagcctcccagagCCTGCAGCCCGGCCATGGCCCAGTCGCCTCCTCCGCAGAGCCTTCTCGGCCACGACCACTGGATCTtcgcccagggctggggctgggccggCCACTTGGACTCCACGTCCCCGGCCTCCTCCTCGGATTCGTCGGGTTCGTGCCCCTGCGACGGCGCCCGCGGACTCCCGCAGCCAGCGCCTCCGGGCTGCAGCTCCCGAGCCGAACAAGCAGCCGCGACGACGCCCAGACGAGCGCGCACCGAGCCAGCGGGGGGACAGCGGCAGAGCGCCAGCGAGCGGGAGAAACTGCGCATGCGCACGCTGGCCCGCGCGCTGCACGAGTTGCGCCGCTTTCTTCCTCCCTCCGTGGCGCCCGCCGGCCAGAGCCTGACCAAGATCGAGACGCTGCGCCTGGCCATCCGCTACATCGGCCACCTGTCGGCCGTGCTGGGTCTCAGCGAGGAGAGTCTGCAGTGCCGGCGCAGGCAGCGCGGGGACGCGGGGTCCCCTCGGGGCTGCCCGCTGTGCCCCGACCGCGGCCCCGCGGAGGCGCAGACGCAGGCGGAGGGGCAGGGGCAAGGGCAGGGGCAAGGACAGGGGCCCAGGCCGGGCCTGGTGTCCGCCGTCCTCGCCGAGGCGTCCTGGGGATCCCCGTCCGCCTGCCCCGGAGCCCAAGCCGCACCCGAGCGCCTGGGGAGGGGGGTCCACGACACGGATCCCTGGGCAACACCCCCTTACTGCCCCAAGATACAGTCGCCCCCGTATTCGTCCCAAGGGACAACCTCCGACGCGTCTCTTTGGACGCCACCCCAAGGCTGTCCTTGGACGCAGTCGTCCCCGGAGCCCCGGAACCCACCAGTGCCCTGGACGACGCCCCCAGCAACCCTGGAGCTGGCCGCAGTGTACCAGGTATGTGTGGAGGCCCTTGCTGTGTTCCCCAGCCTCCAGTCTGCAGAGAATCTCATACTTTTTCGATCCCAGCTTATCTACTCCAGGATTATCTAATGGAGGGGAGAATGGAAGGAACCCTCGGCTCCTCGGGAGAAGAGGTGGGACCCTGGGAAGTTAAGGCCATCTCCACAGTCACCCCAAGCAGTCTTCACAGCCATAGGAAAGAGGGGGAGCCCACCGACTTGCTCAGAGGGTGGAAGGTAGCAGGGTGGGCGTGCTGACTTCAAGTGCTATTAAGACTGCAGTGGGGGAAGGAAGTCCCAGGGTAAGGGCAGCATTTCCTGAGTAGATGGGCCTAGAGCTGGTGATTTCAAGTTTTCTTCAAGATTCGTTCATTCATGAGGCTCATGAATGACTCATGGTCCATAAAAAATCATATTAACCAAAATTTGTTGAACACTTTCTATGTGCCCATCATCATTCTTGGCACCTTACATGTATTATTCAGCCCCAGTAATG
Coding sequences within it:
- the MESP2 gene encoding mesoderm posterior protein 2 is translated as MAQSPPPQSLLGHDHWIFAQGWGWAGHLDSTSPASSSDSSGSCPCDGARGLPQPAPPGCSSRAEQAAATTPRRARTEPAGGQRQSASEREKLRMRTLARALHELRRFLPPSVAPAGQSLTKIETLRLAIRYIGHLSAVLGLSEESLQCRRRQRGDAGSPRGCPLCPDRGPAEAQTQAEGQGQGQGQGQGPRPGLVSAVLAEASWGSPSACPGAQAAPERLGRGVHDTDPWATPPYCPKIQSPPYSSQGTTSDASLWTPPQGCPWTQSSPEPRNPPVPWTTPPATLELAAVYQGLSVSPESCLSLGAPSLLPHPSCQRLQPQTPWGCWSHSAEVVPNSEDQGPGAAFQLSEASPPQSSGLRFSGCPELWQEDLEGAHLGIFY